From one Leptospira stimsonii genomic stretch:
- a CDS encoding porin OmpL1, producing the protein MVRNMSKVLLVLALFSSAASLSAKSYGIVGFGLQLDLGQLGGTITKDGLDAATYYGPVRSSNTCTVGTDAGCVQDPSKAAGAGNYIGVAPRRAIPAENRLITLERTSGGLINAGTTKGAMVGGNLMVGYESDFAKYFFWRVAAEYTQKISGGVTKADIAGYSIVDITWGFSSIVIPATVGIKINVTEDTAVYMGAGLNYFNGGWSLNGMNNIKGGYDLLTAAGATSIANLLSDGTDPVTTREHTRFRASGIAPNFLIGTQARVTDKGHVFIELETIMSAAYSVGKTQSVGGASNLSPYPAYPIVVGGQIYRFGYKHEL; encoded by the coding sequence ATGGTTCGTAACATGAGTAAGGTGTTGCTTGTCCTCGCCCTATTTTCTTCGGCGGCAAGCTTAAGTGCAAAATCATACGGTATTGTAGGATTTGGATTACAATTAGACCTGGGGCAATTGGGTGGAACAATCACTAAGGATGGTTTGGATGCGGCCACTTATTATGGTCCTGTTAGATCTTCCAATACTTGTACGGTAGGAACGGACGCAGGTTGCGTTCAAGATCCTTCCAAAGCTGCAGGAGCTGGTAATTATATCGGTGTTGCACCAAGACGCGCAATCCCCGCTGAAAACAGACTGATCACATTGGAAAGAACTTCCGGTGGACTTATCAACGCTGGAACCACAAAGGGAGCGATGGTCGGTGGTAACTTGATGGTTGGATACGAGTCCGACTTTGCAAAGTATTTCTTCTGGAGAGTTGCGGCGGAATACACTCAAAAGATTTCCGGTGGTGTGACTAAGGCTGATATTGCTGGTTATAGCATCGTAGACATTACTTGGGGATTCAGCTCGATCGTGATTCCTGCTACTGTTGGTATCAAGATCAACGTAACGGAAGACACCGCTGTATATATGGGAGCTGGTTTAAACTACTTCAACGGTGGATGGTCTTTGAATGGTATGAACAATATCAAAGGTGGTTACGACCTTCTTACCGCAGCAGGCGCTACTTCAATCGCAAACTTGTTGAGCGATGGAACGGATCCAGTTACAACTCGCGAGCACACTCGTTTCAGAGCTTCCGGAATCGCACCTAACTTCTTGATCGGAACTCAAGCGAGAGTAACCGACAAAGGTCACGTCTTTATCGAACTTGAAACGATCATGTCTGCGGCATACTCTGTTGGTAAAACTCAGTCTGTCGGTGGCGCGTCTAACCTTTCTCCATATCCTGCTTACCCAATCGTTGTGGGTGGTCAGATTTATAGATTCGGTTACAAACACGAACTCTAA
- a CDS encoding LA_0991 family prenyltransferase-like protein, with protein MFKRTLFYWNVLSVDIVLGATACALFASTILETKMRVSFWFLLPMAVWVIYTVDHLVDGWKLGKKSVNARHRFHYDNLIFLSVLTGILSFLCFIFSILFLREWIVAAGMILGIFVAFHVLFSYLQLDFFWKECSVSILYTAGVWFGPVLLTSKTKTEIGFPCLLFFLAALSNSFMNSYMERELDRKENVVSILRQISPSALKTCVFFLAFLGLALNFFWIEKQPKFIPEFLYYTFGYLIPAWIVYREDSFQKNQFYRILGEGFFILSILPVIVRKWILPF; from the coding sequence ATTTTCAAAAGGACGCTCTTCTACTGGAACGTTTTGAGCGTCGATATCGTTCTGGGAGCGACTGCTTGTGCACTCTTTGCGTCCACGATCTTAGAAACGAAGATGCGGGTGTCGTTCTGGTTTCTTCTTCCAATGGCGGTTTGGGTCATTTATACCGTAGATCACCTCGTTGACGGCTGGAAACTCGGCAAAAAAAGCGTCAATGCACGACACAGATTTCATTACGATAACTTGATATTCTTAAGTGTTTTGACCGGAATTTTATCGTTTCTTTGTTTTATCTTTTCGATCTTATTTTTACGGGAATGGATCGTCGCCGCCGGAATGATTCTTGGAATTTTCGTCGCTTTTCACGTTCTTTTTTCCTATCTTCAACTGGACTTTTTTTGGAAGGAATGTTCCGTATCGATTCTTTACACTGCGGGAGTTTGGTTCGGACCCGTTCTTCTGACTTCAAAAACGAAAACCGAGATCGGATTTCCTTGTCTTTTATTTTTTCTCGCGGCTCTTTCCAATTCCTTTATGAATTCTTATATGGAACGAGAACTCGATCGAAAAGAAAACGTCGTCTCCATCCTTAGACAAATTTCCCCTAGTGCGCTAAAAACGTGCGTATTTTTTCTTGCATTCTTAGGTTTGGCTTTGAACTTTTTTTGGATCGAAAAACAACCGAAGTTCATTCCAGAATTCTTATATTATACTTTTGGATATCTGATCCCCGCATGGATCGTTTATCGAGAGGACTCTTTTCAAAAAAATCAATTCTATAGAATTCTGGGAGAGGGCTTTTTCATTCTCTCTATTCTTCCTGTCATTGTCCGGAAGTGGATTCTTCCATTCTGA
- the thiC gene encoding phosphomethylpyrimidine synthase ThiC, with the protein MEPTQEFQVPLKSIQLTDGTKYQCYHTEGALSGKLPSDYKNGIPKLRKAWVEKRMDRGDTNHSQMYYAKKGIITEEMRYVAIREKMSEEFVRSEIASGRAILPSNRNHPELEPMIIGKNFLVKINANIGNSALGSSIEEEVEKLHWSVKWGADTVMDLSTGKNIHETREWIIRNSPVPIGTVPIYQALEKVKGKAENLNIQVFLETLEEQAEQGVDYFTIHAGVLLRYIPWTANRVTGIVSRGGSILAKWCLAHHKENFLYTHFDDILGVMKKYGVSFSLGDGLRPGSIADANDKAQFGELETLGELTKRAWAEDIQVMIEGPGHIPMHLIKENVDLQMKLCQEAPFYTLGPLVTDIAPGYDHITSAIGAAMIGWFGTAMLCYVTPKEHLGLPDKEDVKQGVIAYKIAAHAADLAKGHPGAIERDNLLSKARFEFRWEDQFALSLDPETAQSFHDETLPQDRMKTAHFCSMCGPHFCSMNLTQELRKFAEEKGVDENKALQVGMEEKSKEFLEKGAEIYSAP; encoded by the coding sequence ATGGAACCTACTCAAGAATTTCAAGTCCCTCTAAAATCGATTCAACTCACCGACGGGACGAAGTATCAATGTTATCACACGGAAGGCGCGCTTTCCGGAAAACTCCCTTCGGATTATAAGAATGGGATTCCCAAACTTCGAAAGGCATGGGTTGAAAAAAGGATGGATCGTGGAGATACGAATCATTCACAGATGTATTACGCAAAAAAAGGGATCATCACTGAAGAGATGCGTTATGTGGCCATTCGAGAAAAGATGTCCGAAGAATTCGTTCGTTCCGAGATCGCTTCCGGACGCGCCATTCTTCCTTCCAACCGAAATCATCCCGAGTTAGAACCTATGATCATCGGGAAGAATTTTTTGGTGAAGATCAACGCAAACATCGGGAACTCGGCATTGGGTTCTTCCATCGAAGAAGAAGTGGAAAAACTTCATTGGTCCGTGAAATGGGGCGCCGACACGGTGATGGATCTTTCTACCGGAAAGAACATTCATGAAACGAGAGAATGGATCATTCGAAATTCTCCGGTTCCGATCGGAACCGTTCCGATCTATCAGGCTCTGGAAAAGGTAAAAGGTAAAGCAGAGAATTTGAATATTCAAGTTTTCTTAGAAACTCTAGAAGAACAGGCGGAACAAGGAGTCGACTACTTTACGATTCACGCGGGAGTTCTTCTTCGTTACATTCCTTGGACTGCTAATCGTGTGACCGGAATCGTTTCGAGAGGAGGATCGATTCTTGCGAAGTGGTGTCTTGCGCACCATAAGGAGAATTTTCTCTACACTCATTTTGACGATATCCTCGGGGTGATGAAAAAATACGGAGTTTCTTTTTCACTCGGAGACGGACTTCGTCCCGGCTCCATCGCCGACGCAAACGATAAGGCTCAGTTCGGAGAATTGGAAACCCTCGGTGAATTGACAAAACGCGCCTGGGCGGAAGACATCCAAGTGATGATCGAAGGTCCGGGTCACATTCCGATGCATCTCATCAAGGAGAATGTGGATCTTCAGATGAAACTCTGTCAAGAAGCTCCGTTTTACACGTTAGGCCCTCTTGTCACGGATATCGCTCCCGGTTACGATCATATCACTTCGGCGATCGGCGCCGCGATGATCGGATGGTTTGGGACGGCTATGCTCTGTTATGTGACTCCCAAGGAACACCTCGGTCTTCCAGACAAAGAAGACGTGAAACAAGGAGTCATCGCATATAAGATCGCGGCCCACGCGGCGGACTTGGCGAAAGGACATCCGGGTGCGATCGAAAGAGACAACCTTCTGAGCAAGGCACGTTTTGAATTTCGTTGGGAAGATCAGTTCGCTCTCTCTCTGGATCCGGAAACCGCTCAATCGTTTCATGACGAAACCCTTCCTCAGGATCGAATGAAGACCGCTCACTTTTGCTCCATGTGTGGCCCACATTTCTGTTCCATGAATCTCACGCAGGAACTCAGAAAGTTCGCGGAAGAAAAGGGCGTGGACGAGAATAAGGCGCTTCAAGTCGGAATGGAAGAAAAGTCGAAGGAGTTTTTGGAAAAGGGCGCGGAGATCTACAGCGCTCCTTGA
- a CDS encoding fumarylacetoacetate hydrolase family protein produces MAKNYVRFSKKNRFEWGLVANERIHSLECGSLSTSDFLEFVQKKKKVTGKKWIDVSEVSILSPITAPCQIICQGANYRQHLIESGLDPDDKNYNLFFTKSDASLSGPFGEIVRPSHVELLDYEIELGLVFGKGFDSPLDPTSKILEEYVAAFFMANDVSARDVQLPQLQWYKGKSYRTFCPVGPYLSVLEKGDFARYESLELNLTVNGEVRQKDRASNLVFKPLETIVELSRFCNISPGDILLTGTPSGCALRAPGKLIQALGGFLSEKKKWELFVNGQSKRTQYLKEGDVIRSTIRTSDGKIDLGEQILRVAIEER; encoded by the coding sequence ATGGCAAAAAATTATGTTCGGTTTAGCAAAAAGAATCGGTTCGAATGGGGACTTGTTGCGAACGAGAGAATTCATTCTTTGGAATGCGGGTCCCTTTCCACATCGGATTTTTTAGAATTCGTTCAAAAGAAGAAAAAGGTTACCGGTAAAAAATGGATCGACGTCTCGGAAGTTTCGATCCTTTCTCCGATCACTGCGCCGTGCCAAATCATCTGTCAAGGTGCGAACTATCGACAACACTTGATCGAATCGGGTCTCGATCCCGATGATAAGAATTACAATCTTTTCTTTACGAAGTCGGACGCATCCCTTTCCGGTCCGTTCGGTGAAATCGTTCGTCCGTCTCACGTTGAACTTTTAGACTACGAGATCGAACTCGGGCTCGTTTTCGGAAAAGGATTTGATTCCCCTTTGGATCCAACTTCCAAAATTTTAGAAGAATACGTTGCGGCTTTTTTTATGGCCAACGACGTTTCCGCAAGAGACGTTCAACTTCCGCAGTTGCAATGGTATAAGGGAAAATCTTATCGAACATTTTGTCCCGTAGGACCTTATCTTTCCGTTTTAGAAAAAGGGGACTTTGCGCGCTACGAATCCTTAGAATTGAATCTGACCGTAAACGGAGAAGTTCGGCAAAAAGATAGAGCTTCCAATCTCGTTTTTAAACCCTTGGAAACCATCGTAGAACTATCAAGATTTTGTAATATTTCTCCCGGAGATATTCTTCTGACCGGAACACCTTCGGGTTGTGCGCTTCGAGCTCCCGGGAAACTCATACAAGCTCTCGGAGGATTTCTTTCGGAAAAGAAGAAGTGGGAACTCTTTGTCAATGGACAAAGCAAACGAACTCAATATCTCAAGGAAGGTGACGTCATTCGTTCCACGATTCGAACGTCAGACGGGAAGATCGACCTCGGAGAACAGATTTTAAGAGTCGCGATCGAAGAACGTTAG
- a CDS encoding fatty acid desaturase CarF family protein has translation MNTELNQISKPDLSVHRIFEILGLLSFVLLSISLGYQLIHLFSLKITEHSWLFWVLPLVILISWIGADFISGLVHFLGDSIGSEKTPILGPGFIFPFRDHHVDPKGITRHDFVETNGNNCLVSLPILIYYVFFWKSSGIVSSLIALFWFFLLWGIFATNQIHKWAHQDSPAGIVKILQKYKMILGPEHHKIHHTVPYDTYFCITTGWLNPILRYIHFYEILRWILRIPPAETVRMEESTSGQ, from the coding sequence ATGAATACAGAATTGAATCAGATTTCAAAACCGGATCTTAGCGTGCATAGAATTTTCGAAATTCTTGGACTTCTCTCCTTTGTCCTTCTTTCCATCTCACTCGGATATCAGTTGATCCATTTGTTTTCTTTGAAGATCACGGAACATTCTTGGTTGTTCTGGGTTCTTCCTTTGGTGATTTTGATTTCATGGATCGGAGCCGATTTTATTTCCGGTTTGGTTCATTTTTTAGGTGATAGCATCGGTTCCGAGAAAACACCGATCTTAGGTCCGGGATTTATATTTCCCTTTCGAGATCATCATGTAGATCCGAAAGGAATTACGAGACACGATTTTGTAGAAACAAACGGAAACAATTGTCTCGTGTCTCTTCCGATTTTGATTTATTACGTTTTCTTTTGGAAGTCTTCCGGAATCGTAAGTTCTCTGATCGCTTTGTTTTGGTTTTTTCTCCTCTGGGGAATTTTTGCGACCAACCAGATTCACAAATGGGCGCACCAGGATTCTCCAGCAGGGATCGTAAAAATATTACAAAAATATAAAATGATATTAGGTCCGGAGCATCACAAAATCCACCACACCGTTCCTTATGATACGTATTTCTGCATAACGACCGGCTGGCTCAATCCGATTCTAAGATATATTCATTTTTACGAGATTCTAAGATGGATTTTGAGAATTCCTCCAGCGGAAACGGTCAGAATGGAAGAATCCACTTCCGGACAATGA
- a CDS encoding porin OmpL1: MILRSPFTPPFFLFQRICLLSLLILFHTNINAKSYFLTGLGLQFDLGNMGETITKDGINSGQYFSVQSSNSCNPSTEGCSSNGRTGGVALRRLVIPENRLITIARTTGGVFQADSTQGAMVGGNLIVGFEKDFGKYFFWRISGNYTQKIAGGVTKASFLGYRFIDANWNFQSIILPATIGIKMEVSEDTAIYMGVGLNYYTGGWGLRGRNDSKSVADTLDILSVSVPQLSLVRDLLRDGPDPTAVRENTQFRISGFSPHWLFGTQARITDKGHIFLEVETVFASKYDSTSSKSLGTILNLSPTPAFPIQLGGQVFRAGYKHEL, encoded by the coding sequence ATGATTCTACGTAGTCCTTTCACACCTCCCTTCTTTCTTTTTCAGAGAATTTGTCTGCTTTCTCTTTTGATTCTTTTTCATACGAATATAAACGCCAAATCCTACTTTCTTACCGGCTTGGGTCTTCAATTTGATCTTGGGAATATGGGCGAGACGATAACAAAAGACGGGATTAATTCGGGTCAATATTTCTCTGTGCAGTCCTCGAATTCCTGTAACCCGAGTACGGAAGGATGTAGCTCTAACGGAAGGACCGGCGGTGTCGCACTTCGGAGATTAGTAATTCCCGAAAATCGATTGATCACGATCGCAAGAACAACGGGTGGCGTTTTTCAGGCAGATAGTACGCAAGGTGCGATGGTCGGAGGAAATCTAATCGTCGGCTTTGAGAAGGATTTTGGTAAGTATTTCTTTTGGAGAATCTCCGGAAATTATACGCAGAAAATTGCGGGCGGAGTCACGAAGGCCAGCTTCCTAGGTTATCGTTTTATCGATGCGAATTGGAATTTTCAATCCATCATCCTTCCGGCGACGATCGGAATCAAGATGGAAGTGTCGGAGGACACGGCCATCTATATGGGCGTTGGACTCAACTACTACACCGGAGGTTGGGGACTCAGAGGAAGAAACGATTCGAAAAGTGTAGCAGATACTTTGGATATTCTTTCCGTGAGCGTTCCTCAATTGAGTTTGGTTCGAGATCTGTTGCGAGACGGCCCCGACCCGACGGCAGTCAGAGAAAACACTCAATTTAGAATTTCCGGATTCTCCCCTCACTGGTTGTTCGGAACGCAGGCAAGGATCACCGACAAAGGTCATATTTTTTTGGAAGTGGAAACGGTCTTCGCATCCAAATATGATTCGACTTCAAGCAAATCCTTAGGAACCATCTTAAATCTTTCTCCAACCCCCGCGTTTCCAATTCAGTTAGGCGGTCAGGTTTTTCGAGCTGGATACAAACACGAACTCTGA
- a CDS encoding SDR family oxidoreductase, with amino-acid sequence MNETFYKDKVVWITGASSGIGEELVKEAAKRGAKIVLSARRLKELERVKKECGLTKANSLVLPLDLEDYKKLKNVPKTVIDQFGRIDVLINNGGISQRSYTYETTIDTYEKLMDVNYFGNIALSLAVLPIMRKQKSGVLSSISSVAGLFGVPLRSGYSASKAALTGFYEALRAENGKEGVKVTLVYPGFIKTQISNNALKGDGTKQGKMDSIIEQGISADECARKILDAIAVGKNEIIIAGFRESFATFLHKFFPGFFAKSIANAKVT; translated from the coding sequence ATGAACGAAACTTTTTACAAAGACAAAGTAGTATGGATCACGGGCGCTTCTTCCGGTATCGGAGAAGAACTCGTCAAGGAAGCGGCGAAACGTGGAGCAAAAATCGTTCTCTCCGCAAGAAGACTCAAAGAACTGGAAAGAGTCAAAAAGGAATGCGGACTGACCAAGGCAAACAGCCTCGTTCTTCCGTTAGATTTAGAAGATTATAAAAAACTAAAGAATGTTCCGAAAACGGTGATCGATCAGTTTGGAAGAATCGACGTTCTGATCAACAACGGCGGGATCAGCCAACGTTCTTATACGTATGAAACCACGATCGACACGTATGAGAAGCTCATGGACGTAAATTATTTCGGAAATATCGCGCTTTCGCTCGCGGTTCTTCCGATTATGAGGAAACAAAAATCGGGTGTGCTTTCTTCCATCTCGAGCGTTGCCGGGCTCTTCGGAGTTCCGCTTCGAAGCGGATATAGCGCGAGTAAGGCGGCTCTTACCGGCTTTTACGAAGCCCTTCGTGCCGAAAACGGAAAGGAAGGAGTGAAGGTCACTCTGGTTTATCCCGGATTTATCAAAACTCAGATTTCAAACAACGCACTCAAAGGCGACGGAACCAAACAAGGAAAAATGGATTCCATCATCGAACAGGGAATCTCTGCGGATGAATGTGCGAGAAAAATTTTGGATGCAATCGCAGTTGGGAAAAACGAGATCATCATCGCAGGCTTTCGTGAAAGTTTCGCGACGTTCTTGCACAAGTTTTTTCCTGGATTTTTTGCAAAGTCGATCGCAAACGCAAAAGTCACCTAA
- a CDS encoding acyl-CoA dehydrogenase family protein, producing the protein MELLNPKKTEFAHLDEKSRNIMKRTIEFFEKKGKNKLKEDDRHQTWYGDFLEFQKEVNAFATLMTPAGYGDSDSRWDTTRICDFNEITGFYGLCYWYTWQVTMLGLGPIWISKNEEIKHKTAKLLKEGEIFAFGLSEKEHGADLISSDMILEKKGDGSYVANGDKYYIGNSNKAAIVSTFGKMKETGNYVFFAVNSQHKNYELIQNVVNSQSYVGEYALHDYPISENEILSKDRDAWDASLSTIAICKYNLGWASIGICTHSFYEAINHASKRKLFNRYVTDFPQIKQMFVDAYCRLFSMKLFASRAKDYMRSASASDRRYLLFNPMVKMKVTMQGEEVINLLWDVIAAKGFEKNMYFEMAAKDIRGLPKLEGTAHVNMALIIKFMHNYFFEPNSSLPVIPKVNDFKNDDFLFNQGATTKGFEKISFHDYNTVYASVDLPNVKIFRKQIATLKEFLEKTPPDGKQAKDLDFMLILGELFTLVAYGQLLIENAKIEKVEDDLLSQIFDFMIRDFSKYALQLYSKRSSSAEQMAKCLEMIRKPVEDEELFLRVCAKVYSYKDAYEMAP; encoded by the coding sequence ATGGAATTGCTAAACCCTAAGAAAACCGAATTTGCGCACCTGGATGAAAAATCCAGAAACATCATGAAACGGACCATCGAGTTCTTTGAAAAAAAAGGAAAGAATAAGCTAAAGGAAGACGATCGTCATCAAACTTGGTACGGAGACTTTCTTGAATTTCAAAAAGAGGTAAACGCTTTCGCAACTCTGATGACGCCTGCCGGTTACGGTGATTCCGACTCACGTTGGGATACGACTCGAATCTGTGACTTCAATGAGATCACCGGCTTTTACGGTCTTTGTTATTGGTATACTTGGCAGGTGACGATGTTAGGTCTCGGTCCGATTTGGATCAGTAAGAACGAAGAGATCAAACACAAAACCGCGAAACTTCTCAAAGAAGGTGAGATCTTCGCCTTCGGCCTTTCCGAGAAGGAACACGGAGCGGATTTGATTTCGAGCGATATGATTCTCGAAAAAAAAGGGGATGGTTCCTACGTCGCGAACGGAGACAAATACTACATCGGTAACTCGAATAAGGCGGCAATCGTTTCCACATTCGGAAAGATGAAAGAGACCGGGAATTACGTCTTTTTCGCCGTCAATTCTCAACATAAGAATTACGAGCTCATTCAGAATGTCGTAAACTCTCAGAGTTACGTGGGAGAATACGCGCTTCACGATTATCCGATTTCGGAAAACGAGATTCTTTCCAAGGACCGGGATGCATGGGACGCTTCCTTGAGCACGATCGCAATCTGTAAATACAATCTTGGTTGGGCTTCTATCGGAATCTGCACACATTCTTTCTATGAAGCGATCAATCACGCGTCGAAGAGAAAGTTATTCAATCGTTACGTGACCGATTTCCCTCAGATCAAACAGATGTTCGTCGACGCTTATTGCAGGTTGTTTTCGATGAAACTTTTCGCTTCGAGAGCGAAGGACTATATGAGATCGGCTTCCGCTTCCGATAGACGTTATCTTCTTTTTAACCCGATGGTGAAGATGAAAGTCACGATGCAGGGAGAAGAGGTTATCAATCTTCTCTGGGACGTGATCGCCGCGAAAGGTTTCGAGAAAAATATGTACTTCGAAATGGCCGCGAAAGATATTCGAGGACTTCCTAAGTTGGAAGGAACCGCACACGTAAACATGGCTTTGATTATCAAGTTCATGCACAATTATTTCTTCGAGCCGAATTCTTCACTTCCCGTAATTCCGAAAGTGAATGATTTCAAAAACGACGATTTTCTCTTTAACCAGGGTGCGACTACAAAAGGTTTTGAGAAGATTTCTTTTCATGACTATAACACTGTTTATGCGAGTGTAGATCTTCCGAACGTGAAAATTTTTAGAAAACAAATCGCTACACTCAAAGAATTCTTGGAAAAGACACCGCCGGATGGAAAACAAGCGAAGGACCTCGACTTCATGTTGATCTTAGGAGAATTGTTCACGTTAGTCGCTTATGGACAACTTCTGATCGAAAACGCTAAGATCGAAAAAGTGGAAGACGATCTCTTAAGTCAGATTTTCGATTTTATGATCCGGGATTTTTCCAAATACGCTCTTCAACTCTATTCTAAGAGAAGTAGTAGCGCGGAACAAATGGCAAAATGTCTCGAGATGATTCGTAAGCCCGTGGAAGACGAGGAACTCTTCTTACGAGTTTGTGCGAAGGTTTATTCGTACAAGGACGCTTACGAGATGGCTCCTTGA
- a CDS encoding alpha/beta hydrolase translates to MKRIVSFSVLILLLAIGYLIWNPMPVIKLVLKHTNVMNLIRKDSPLPTKEVRERHSVESISVDGANGFWLDKKNSSNGVLIYLHGGAYIKGPFATQWNYVSKMIQKTSMAAFVVDYGMPPKFPFPKGLDGTVRLVEILQNQNLLSGRWFLLGDSAGGGLAVAVAYQLRDLHKPLPNGLILMSPWLDLSMENPDSLLTANDDPMLGKEFLIQSAKEYAPDQDLKNPLLSPIYGNTKGLPPILLQIGTAEIFLADNRKFYENCKQNGVQIQYEEYPEAFHVFMMLDILREARKAVRSQVDFLQK, encoded by the coding sequence ATGAAACGAATCGTAAGTTTTTCCGTTTTGATTCTTCTTTTGGCTATCGGATATCTGATTTGGAATCCGATGCCGGTTATAAAGCTCGTTCTCAAACATACGAACGTGATGAATCTGATTCGAAAAGATTCTCCACTCCCAACAAAGGAAGTAAGAGAACGTCACTCCGTAGAATCGATCAGCGTCGACGGAGCCAACGGATTTTGGTTGGATAAAAAGAATTCGTCTAACGGAGTTTTGATCTATCTCCACGGTGGCGCGTATATCAAAGGACCCTTTGCCACTCAGTGGAATTACGTTTCCAAAATGATTCAAAAGACTTCGATGGCGGCCTTTGTAGTCGATTATGGAATGCCTCCCAAGTTTCCATTTCCTAAAGGATTGGATGGAACGGTTCGTCTCGTCGAAATTCTTCAGAATCAAAATTTGCTTTCCGGTCGTTGGTTTTTGTTAGGCGATAGCGCCGGCGGAGGTTTGGCGGTCGCTGTCGCTTATCAATTGAGAGATTTGCACAAACCTCTTCCAAACGGGTTGATCCTCATGTCTCCTTGGTTGGATCTGAGTATGGAGAATCCGGATTCTCTTTTGACCGCGAATGACGATCCGATGTTGGGGAAAGAATTCCTAATCCAATCCGCAAAGGAATACGCACCCGATCAGGATCTGAAAAACCCTCTTCTTTCTCCGATTTACGGAAACACAAAAGGGCTTCCTCCGATTCTTCTTCAGATCGGAACCGCTGAAATATTTTTGGCGGATAATCGCAAGTTTTACGAGAATTGTAAACAAAACGGAGTTCAAATTCAGTACGAAGAATATCCGGAAGCGTTTCACGTCTTTATGATGCTCGACATTTTGAGGGAAGCGAGAAAAGCGGTCCGGTCTCAGGTCGACTTCCTTCAAAAATGA
- a CDS encoding DUF2721 domain-containing protein, which yields MRVRKKNETLQHVRTFHSSSIITMSPLSFNTPGLLFPAISLLMLAYTNRFLGLANLARQLIAKFQEKRDPDTLSQIQNLRFRLSLIRYTQSIGILSLLSCTSCLTVLAFDLQKTAWFLFGLALLFLVASLCICLVEIHLSVRALDIEIHTLDKTD from the coding sequence ATGCGAGTTCGAAAAAAAAATGAAACTTTACAGCACGTGAGGACGTTCCATTCTTCTTCTATAATAACGATGAGCCCTCTTTCATTCAATACTCCCGGTCTTCTGTTTCCGGCAATTTCACTTCTGATGCTCGCTTATACGAATCGCTTCTTGGGCTTGGCAAATCTGGCAAGACAATTGATCGCCAAGTTCCAAGAGAAAAGAGACCCCGATACTCTTTCTCAAATTCAAAATCTCCGCTTTCGTCTTTCTCTGATCCGATATACGCAGAGTATTGGAATCCTGAGTCTTCTTTCGTGCACTTCTTGTCTCACCGTCTTGGCCTTTGATCTTCAAAAGACTGCTTGGTTTCTTTTCGGATTGGCCTTGTTGTTTCTCGTGGCTTCGCTTTGCATCTGTTTGGTGGAAATCCATCTTTCGGTGCGAGCATTGGATATCGAGATCCACACTCTCGATAAGACCGATTGA